A DNA window from candidate division KSB1 bacterium contains the following coding sequences:
- a CDS encoding xanthine dehydrogenase family protein subunit M: MNKFEYVNAKHLADLPELLGPRWGESAILAGGTDLLDMLKERLIEPKRVVNIKNIKDLYGISNGNGIEIGALTTIATIAADPKIQGKYAVLSEAAASVATPQLRNMGTIGGNICQRPRCWYFRGKEFPCLKKGGSKCYSVEGLNQYNAILGGGPSFIVHPSDSAPALMALAASIEILGASGTQETAIADFFQLPVDNLRRENILKANQVVTKIMIPEPARGTRSTYLKFREKQSMDFAISSVAAVLQMSGNRVQKARIVLGGVASIPWRVKNSEAELEGKTLNAANIENAASVSVANALPLQHNGYKIQLTENLVRRALQSLS, translated from the coding sequence ATGAATAAGTTTGAATATGTCAACGCAAAACATCTAGCTGATTTACCGGAGCTTTTGGGACCCAGATGGGGTGAAAGTGCGATCCTGGCAGGTGGAACAGATTTACTCGATATGCTAAAGGAAAGATTAATCGAGCCCAAGCGGGTTGTGAATATCAAAAATATTAAAGATCTTTACGGGATAAGTAATGGCAATGGCATAGAAATCGGCGCTTTAACCACCATTGCTACAATTGCAGCTGATCCAAAAATTCAAGGAAAGTATGCAGTTTTATCCGAAGCTGCAGCTTCCGTAGCCACCCCGCAATTGCGTAATATGGGTACAATTGGCGGAAATATATGCCAACGACCGCGTTGTTGGTATTTTCGTGGTAAAGAGTTTCCATGCCTTAAAAAAGGCGGGAGTAAATGCTATTCTGTCGAGGGTCTCAATCAATACAACGCAATATTGGGCGGCGGTCCCAGCTTTATTGTCCACCCGTCTGATTCTGCACCGGCGCTTATGGCGCTTGCAGCCAGTATCGAGATTCTTGGAGCATCAGGAACCCAGGAGACAGCCATTGCAGACTTTTTTCAATTACCAGTGGATAATCTCAGGCGTGAAAATATTTTAAAGGCGAACCAGGTTGTCACAAAAATAATGATCCCGGAACCTGCACGAGGAACACGATCCACTTATCTTAAATTCCGTGAAAAACAATCTATGGATTTCGCCATCAGTAGTGTAGCTGCTGTTTTGCAGATGAGTGGCAACCGGGTGCAAAAAGCCCGTATCGTGCTGGGTGGTGTTGCGTCGATACCCTGGCGGGTAAAAAATTCCGAAGCGGAGCTGGAAGGTAAAACCTTAAATGCAGCCAATATCGAGAACGCTGCTTCTGTATCTGTAGCTAATGCGCTGCCGTTGCAACATAATGGCTATAAAATTCAATTGACCGAAAACCTGGTGCGGCGAGCATTGCAGAGTTTGAGTTAA
- a CDS encoding xanthine dehydrogenase family protein molybdopterin-binding subunit, translated as MSILSKRYPRLDGAEKVTGQAKYVYDQNPKGMLYGAILSSPHPAAKIISIDDSKVRRLPGVKAVLTDVHPTGTLRYVGEDVAAVAATTAEIAKDALELFDVKYEVLPFAADLDAAMKDGAPRVFTNRSNIRDPRVRGEGDVEAGFAQADVIVEDEFRTQVQTQSSLETHGSVAMWEGDELIVWDSTQAVHGVREGLAKFLEMPESKVRVICQHMGGGFGSKLQPGSYSAIAAKLSKQANAPVHLMLTRKQDFLVAGNRPDSIQKIKAGAKKDGELVAFSATSWGTPGISSNARTLLPFVYEFPNWKHEHFDVFTNAGSARPFRAPGRPQSSFAMEQIMDELAEKLGMDPLDLRLKVDTNQTRLQEWRKGAERISWNKRNKTPGSGSGPLKRGLGLGASIWSTGGRGTKATMTVFPDGGVEVKCGTQDIGTGTRTIIAAIAAEELGLKINQIRSLVGDTNYPRSGGSGGSTTAPSVAPAIKNTTEKAKAKLIELAANHFGVQPTEIEWGNGEVSVRGAANKKLTWKEICSLLDSESLEVHGEWVEGLSSAGVAGCQFAEVEVDIETGRIDVIKIVAVHDCGLILDRLTTESQINGAVVQGVSYALYENRQMDPITGVQVNAEFENYKILGTMETPEIEVIFHDEPERGVIGIGEPPTIPTAAAIANAVYNAIGVRIRELPMTPDKVLTALTPSTNGR; from the coding sequence ATGTCAATACTGAGCAAACGTTATCCTCGTCTGGATGGAGCCGAAAAAGTTACGGGTCAAGCGAAGTATGTGTATGATCAAAATCCTAAGGGCATGCTATATGGCGCTATCCTGTCTTCGCCTCATCCTGCTGCAAAAATCATCAGTATAGATGATTCAAAAGTGCGCAGGCTGCCGGGCGTGAAAGCCGTCTTAACAGATGTCCATCCCACTGGAACTTTGCGCTATGTTGGTGAAGATGTCGCAGCGGTTGCGGCAACTACTGCCGAAATCGCTAAAGATGCCCTGGAATTATTTGATGTGAAATATGAAGTATTGCCGTTTGCAGCCGATTTGGATGCGGCTATGAAAGACGGCGCTCCAAGAGTATTTACAAATCGGAGCAATATTCGCGATCCGAGAGTTCGTGGCGAGGGTGATGTGGAGGCGGGTTTTGCCCAGGCAGATGTGATTGTCGAAGATGAATTTCGAACCCAGGTACAAACCCAGTCTAGCCTGGAAACTCACGGCAGTGTGGCTATGTGGGAAGGTGATGAGCTTATTGTTTGGGATTCGACCCAGGCGGTTCATGGTGTTCGTGAAGGCTTAGCGAAGTTTTTGGAAATGCCGGAGAGTAAAGTACGAGTGATATGCCAACACATGGGAGGGGGGTTTGGCAGCAAGCTTCAGCCAGGGAGTTATTCGGCTATTGCTGCAAAATTGTCCAAACAGGCCAATGCACCAGTACATCTCATGTTAACTCGTAAACAGGATTTTTTGGTAGCCGGGAATCGCCCCGACAGTATTCAAAAAATTAAAGCGGGCGCAAAGAAAGACGGTGAGTTGGTCGCATTCTCAGCAACAAGTTGGGGTACCCCGGGTATCAGTTCCAACGCAAGAACACTCCTTCCATTTGTTTATGAATTTCCGAATTGGAAACATGAACATTTCGATGTATTTACCAATGCCGGATCTGCCCGGCCTTTTAGGGCTCCCGGTCGTCCGCAGTCATCCTTTGCCATGGAGCAAATCATGGATGAATTAGCGGAAAAATTAGGAATGGATCCCCTGGATTTGCGGCTAAAAGTCGATACCAATCAAACCAGGTTACAAGAGTGGCGAAAAGGTGCAGAAAGAATTAGCTGGAATAAACGCAATAAAACACCTGGCAGCGGTAGCGGACCATTGAAGCGAGGTTTAGGTTTAGGCGCCAGTATCTGGTCGACTGGAGGCAGGGGTACAAAAGCAACAATGACGGTTTTTCCGGATGGTGGAGTTGAAGTAAAATGTGGCACCCAGGATATTGGCACCGGCACCCGTACGATTATTGCAGCCATCGCCGCAGAGGAACTAGGGTTGAAGATAAATCAAATCCGATCACTGGTAGGGGATACAAACTATCCACGGTCAGGTGGCTCGGGAGGAAGCACCACTGCTCCCTCTGTGGCGCCGGCTATCAAAAATACCACAGAAAAAGCGAAAGCCAAACTAATAGAATTAGCGGCGAATCATTTTGGAGTTCAGCCTACCGAAATTGAATGGGGAAACGGAGAAGTTTCGGTTCGTGGGGCTGCAAATAAAAAACTAACCTGGAAAGAAATCTGCAGCCTGCTGGATTCCGAATCACTCGAAGTCCATGGTGAATGGGTCGAAGGTCTTTCTTCAGCCGGTGTTGCCGGCTGCCAGTTTGCAGAAGTTGAGGTGGATATTGAAACCGGTCGAATTGATGTGATCAAAATCGTAGCTGTTCATGATTGCGGCTTGATTCTTGATCGACTTACTACCGAGAGTCAGATCAATGGAGCTGTTGTTCAAGGTGTAAGTTACGCTCTTTACGAAAACAGACAAATGGATCCGATTACAGGAGTCCAGGTCAATGCTGAGTTCGAGAATTACAAAATTCTAGGTACGATGGAAACGCCTGAAATTGAAGTCATATTTCATGATGAACCGGAACGCGGTGTTATAGGAATAGGAGAACCGCCAACGATACCGACAGCGGCGGCAATAGCAAATGCGGTTTACAACGCTATCGGAGTGCGTATTCGTGAATTACCGATGACTCCGGATAAAGTGTTAACTGCACTCACACCTTCAACCAATGGCCGATAA
- a CDS encoding 2Fe-2S iron-sulfur cluster binding domain-containing protein has translation MPEESKTNGKVSRRKFLKGVGGGIATTAAITSGGLLTKEAAAAIFNPDAEIIAGSQTIQLNINGKNQSVTVEPRTTLLCALREKLELTGSKEVCDRGQCGACTVHVDGELVLSCMSLALDLRGKKIVTIEGLAKGDQLTVVQQAFIEKDALMCGFCTPGFVMAATTLLQNNLNPTLDQIKQGLSGNTCRCGTYPKLFEAVQAAAKTMRKGV, from the coding sequence ATGCCCGAAGAGAGCAAAACCAACGGAAAAGTTTCCCGAAGGAAATTTCTCAAAGGAGTGGGTGGGGGAATTGCAACAACTGCCGCAATTACCAGTGGCGGTCTGCTCACCAAAGAAGCGGCCGCAGCCATCTTTAACCCGGATGCGGAAATTATTGCTGGTTCGCAAACCATTCAACTAAATATCAATGGCAAAAACCAAAGCGTTACTGTCGAGCCCAGGACAACTCTGCTATGTGCGTTGCGGGAAAAACTGGAACTTACCGGCAGCAAAGAAGTCTGCGACCGCGGACAATGCGGCGCTTGTACTGTCCATGTCGATGGTGAACTTGTGCTTTCATGCATGTCGCTTGCCCTTGACTTGCGCGGAAAAAAGATCGTGACCATTGAAGGGTTGGCAAAAGGAGATCAGTTGACAGTCGTGCAACAGGCTTTTATAGAAAAGGATGCACTTATGTGTGGTTTTTGTACTCCCGGATTTGTTATGGCTGCAACGACCTTGTTGCAAAATAATTTAAATCCTACTCTGGACCAAATTAAACAAGGACTTTCCGGTAATACCTGTCGATGTGGAACGTATCCTAAATTGTTTGAAGCTGTACAAGCAGCTGCAAAAACAATGCGGAAAGGAGTGTGA
- a CDS encoding type II toxin-antitoxin system VapB family antitoxin: protein MCNFLKEKYNADNLAIDDKLIEKAQLIGKHKTKKAVVTKALQECIQRKKQMQILNLFGKVDYDPDYVYKKQRQVQ from the coding sequence ATGTGCAATTTCTTAAAAGAAAAATATAATGCCGATAACCTTGCCATAGATGATAAACTAATTGAAAAAGCTCAGTTGATTGGAAAACACAAGACCAAAAAGGCAGTCGTGACCAAAGCGCTTCAAGAGTGCATTCAACGCAAAAAACAAATGCAGATATTGAATTTATTTGGGAAAGTAGATTATGATCCAGATTATGTTTATAAAAAGCAGAGGCAGGTACAGTGA
- a CDS encoding acyltransferase produces MRILFKYIRILFSLVLWTQIIRAIRIFLHSNVYGIMQLGAIGKGTSILPSAHLAYSHNIFLGNNVIINRSVYVWAGETSKIVIGDDSALAPEAFVSSRSYGIKKGELIWTQPPIEKDVVIGKNVWVGTKAVILPGVHIGDGAIIAAGAIVTKDVEANTIVAGVPAKKIKERTYE; encoded by the coding sequence ATGAGAATTTTATTTAAATACATCAGGATATTATTTTCTTTGGTGTTGTGGACGCAAATTATTCGTGCGATTAGAATTTTTCTGCATAGCAATGTTTATGGTATCATGCAGCTGGGTGCCATTGGAAAAGGCACCTCTATTCTACCATCTGCACATTTAGCCTATTCCCACAATATTTTCCTGGGAAACAATGTGATCATCAACCGATCTGTGTATGTCTGGGCGGGAGAGACTTCCAAAATTGTCATTGGCGATGACTCGGCGCTTGCACCGGAAGCATTTGTCAGTTCAAGAAGTTATGGTATAAAAAAAGGAGAATTAATCTGGACCCAACCGCCTATTGAAAAGGATGTAGTCATCGGTAAAAACGTCTGGGTGGGCACGAAAGCAGTTATCTTACCTGGTGTTCATATTGGAGATGGAGCCATTATAGCAGCCGGAGCAATTGTTACAAAAGATGTGGAAGCGAATACAATTGTTGCGGGAGTGCCGGCAAAGAAAATCAAAGAAAGAACTTACGAATAG